A region of Ignatzschineria larvae DSM 13226 DNA encodes the following proteins:
- a CDS encoding 5-formyltetrahydrofolate cyclo-ligase, producing the protein MTNTLINNHKKSLRTHYKRLRQGLSEEMQNQYSALICAKVLKMLPEKPINIHLFLPMQGAGEVNLQLLLATLWARGDRLYIPRIHGKSLEHIHFTKDTDLVLNRWQIPEPALHHPPASIDEISHIDWVLTPLLVCDEAGYRVGYGGGFYDQFFQEFPQVVKIGVGFFTPIATISDRYQGDIPLDHYIMPGKKLTFEHR; encoded by the coding sequence ATGACAAATACCTTAATCAACAATCATAAAAAATCTCTCAGAACGCACTATAAGAGGCTGCGCCAAGGCTTGTCAGAAGAGATGCAGAATCAATATTCTGCACTCATTTGCGCGAAAGTTCTTAAGATGTTGCCGGAAAAGCCGATAAATATTCATCTATTTCTACCTATGCAAGGTGCCGGAGAAGTCAATTTACAACTACTATTAGCTACCTTATGGGCGCGAGGGGATCGACTCTATATTCCTCGTATTCACGGTAAAAGCCTTGAACATATTCACTTCACAAAGGATACCGATTTAGTTTTGAATCGTTGGCAGATTCCAGAGCCTGCTCTCCATCACCCGCCAGCATCAATCGATGAAATATCCCATATTGACTGGGTATTAACGCCCTTATTAGTCTGTGATGAAGCGGGTTATCGTGTGGGCTATGGTGGTGGGTTTTATGATCAGTTTTTTCAAGAATTCCCACAGGTCGTTAAGATCGGTGTGGGATTCTTTACACCTATTGCTACAATCAGTGATCGCTATCAAGGAGATATCCCGCTTGATCACTATATCATGCCGGGAAAGAAGCTCACATTTGAACACAGATAA
- the ssb gene encoding single-stranded DNA-binding protein: MSRGINKVILVGRLGNDPDVRYTASGSAVTTISIATSESWKDRNTGQQQERTEWHRVVFFGRLAEIAGQYLKKGSQVYVEGSLRTSKYTDKQGVERYSTDINATEMQMLGGNSGGGGNYNNDAMAPSAGYQNMNQAPAQDHYNQAPPRNQGQAPQQNQGGSAPFNPPKQQATANNSMSDFDNPLMDDDIPF; encoded by the coding sequence ATGTCACGAGGAATTAATAAGGTTATTCTTGTTGGACGTTTGGGGAATGATCCGGATGTTCGTTACACAGCGAGCGGTAGCGCCGTTACGACTATCTCTATTGCCACTAGTGAAAGTTGGAAAGATCGCAATACAGGACAACAACAAGAACGCACTGAATGGCATCGTGTGGTGTTTTTCGGAAGATTGGCAGAGATTGCCGGTCAATACCTTAAAAAGGGTTCACAAGTTTATGTAGAAGGCTCACTGCGCACAAGTAAATACACAGATAAACAAGGTGTTGAGCGTTATTCAACCGATATTAATGCGACCGAAATGCAGATGCTCGGTGGTAACAGTGGCGGTGGCGGCAACTACAATAATGATGCGATGGCACCTTCCGCGGGTTACCAAAACATGAACCAAGCGCCGGCGCAAGATCATTACAACCAAGCGCCTCCTCGCAATCAAGGGCAAGCACCACAACAAAATCAAGGTGGTTCAGCACCCTTTAATCCCCCTAAGCAACAAGCAACGGCGAATAACAGCATGTCTGATTTCGACAATCCATTAATGGACGATGATATTCCATTCTAA
- a CDS encoding SPOR domain-containing protein, whose product MVQLGQVKSRAKMQWLRAVFRFFFSRPTKGKMIFFLFLGIVIVGAGYLISNHLEKKAIEKEARRVARLERLAALEAERNKPFDPSAIEIPESEFSFYKHLENRSLQVAGEESSGGMQYIEPPPKPKFELISQSSGYEAVDNQIKNELALELLSQSELDKPVPPPASNEIKKKLQTGSFSSTFEANIHKSQLETMGYKPTIQKATVNGKTTYRVQIGPFTPKTLAEVKRHLDDQQIKFIEVKP is encoded by the coding sequence ATGGTGCAACTCGGACAAGTTAAATCTCGAGCAAAAATGCAGTGGCTTCGCGCTGTGTTTCGCTTCTTTTTTAGCCGACCTACCAAAGGGAAAATGATCTTTTTCCTTTTCTTAGGTATTGTCATTGTGGGAGCAGGATACCTAATTAGCAATCATTTGGAAAAAAAAGCGATCGAAAAAGAAGCTCGACGTGTTGCCCGACTAGAAAGGCTTGCTGCGCTTGAAGCTGAGCGCAATAAGCCTTTTGATCCTTCTGCGATCGAGATTCCTGAATCTGAATTCTCCTTTTATAAACATCTTGAAAATCGTTCCTTACAGGTTGCCGGAGAAGAGAGTAGCGGTGGTATGCAATATATTGAACCACCACCAAAGCCTAAATTTGAGCTTATTAGTCAATCATCCGGCTATGAAGCGGTCGATAATCAGATTAAAAATGAGTTAGCGCTCGAACTGCTCTCTCAATCTGAATTAGATAAACCAGTCCCTCCGCCTGCTAGCAATGAGATCAAGAAGAAGTTGCAAACAGGGAGTTTCTCTTCTACTTTTGAAGCGAATATTCATAAGTCGCAATTAGAAACAATGGGCTATAAGCCCACTATTCAAAAAGCAACGGTCAATGGTAAAACCACTTACCGAGTACAAATTGGGCCTTTTACGCCTAAAACATTAGCAGAAGTAAAACGCCATTTAGATGATCAACAGATCAAGTTTATCGAAGTTAAACCTTAA
- the argS gene encoding arginine--tRNA ligase, translating into MKQIPIRLLTEALSTLSAEYQIEIDPALVLKSVERTRDLSHGDFASNIAMMTAKQLKSNPRAIAEKLIAAIGEQPEIAKIEIAGPGFLNFTFKPDIYHTALNEVLVEEERYGTNNHGNHEKVQIEFVSANPTGPLHVGHGRGAAVGDSIARLLEANGYDVTREFYYNDAGAQIDNLAASVKARIDGITPDDAAWPADGYRGEYIIEIAKSYLAKESVVADDREVTASGNPEDLTDIRNFAVAYLRREQDLDLKAFDINFDVYYLESSLYRDGAVDKVVNRLIEKGVTYEQDGALWLKTTDYGDDKDRVMRKKEGGYTYFVPDVAYHEKKWQRGFQFVINEQGADHHGTISRVRAGLQALDIGIPQGWPEYILHQMVMVLKDGQEVKISKRAGSYVTLRDLIDEVGKDATRYFLAARNPDSQLQFDIDLALSQSSDNPVYYIQYAHARICSILAEREKRDSGFDLALAKANLGLLTMTQEYKLMRTITAFKEIIKTAGNHRAPHLIANYLQELASDVHSYYNAKDHDGNAIRILTDDESQKGLQEAKLFLLVAAKQVLANGLSLLGLSAPVKM; encoded by the coding sequence ATGAAACAGATTCCTATCCGCCTCCTCACCGAGGCGCTTTCGACCCTTTCTGCTGAATATCAAATCGAAATTGATCCTGCACTCGTACTTAAAAGCGTGGAACGGACTCGTGATTTAAGCCATGGGGATTTTGCCAGCAATATCGCAATGATGACGGCAAAGCAACTCAAGTCTAATCCTAGAGCTATTGCCGAAAAACTGATTGCAGCGATCGGTGAGCAACCTGAAATTGCCAAAATTGAGATTGCAGGTCCTGGATTTTTAAATTTCACCTTCAAGCCTGATATTTACCATACTGCACTCAATGAAGTCCTTGTAGAAGAAGAGCGTTACGGAACGAATAATCATGGCAATCATGAAAAAGTGCAGATCGAATTTGTCTCAGCAAATCCTACCGGTCCTCTTCATGTTGGTCATGGCCGTGGTGCTGCAGTAGGCGATTCAATTGCACGTCTTTTAGAAGCCAACGGCTATGATGTTACCCGTGAGTTCTACTACAACGATGCCGGTGCGCAGATTGATAATTTAGCTGCGTCTGTAAAAGCGCGTATCGATGGCATCACACCGGATGATGCGGCTTGGCCTGCTGACGGTTATCGTGGTGAGTATATTATTGAAATCGCTAAAAGCTACCTTGCGAAAGAGAGTGTTGTTGCTGATGATCGGGAAGTGACCGCTTCTGGTAACCCTGAAGATCTCACTGATATTCGTAATTTTGCAGTGGCTTATCTGCGCAGGGAACAAGACTTAGATCTTAAAGCGTTTGATATCAACTTTGATGTCTACTATCTTGAATCTTCGCTCTATAGAGATGGCGCAGTCGATAAAGTCGTCAATCGACTCATTGAAAAAGGTGTCACTTACGAACAAGATGGGGCGCTTTGGTTAAAAACCACAGATTACGGTGATGATAAAGACCGTGTGATGCGCAAAAAAGAGGGTGGCTATACCTACTTTGTGCCGGACGTGGCTTACCATGAGAAGAAATGGCAACGAGGCTTTCAATTTGTGATTAATGAGCAAGGTGCGGATCATCATGGCACGATCTCTCGTGTTCGCGCCGGTTTACAAGCACTTGATATCGGTATTCCGCAAGGATGGCCTGAATATATCCTGCATCAAATGGTGATGGTGCTCAAAGATGGGCAGGAGGTGAAAATCTCTAAACGTGCCGGCTCTTATGTTACCCTTCGTGATCTCATTGATGAAGTAGGTAAAGATGCAACCCGTTACTTCCTAGCGGCGCGTAACCCTGATTCTCAATTACAGTTTGATATCGATTTAGCGCTTTCACAATCCAGCGATAACCCTGTCTACTATATTCAGTATGCGCATGCACGTATCTGCTCTATTTTAGCTGAACGTGAAAAGCGTGATAGTGGTTTTGATCTTGCGCTTGCAAAAGCAAACCTTGGGCTCTTAACGATGACGCAAGAGTATAAGTTAATGCGGACCATTACTGCGTTCAAAGAGATCATCAAAACGGCCGGCAACCATCGTGCGCCGCATCTTATTGCTAACTACCTACAAGAATTAGCATCAGATGTACATAGCTACTACAATGCCAAAGATCATGATGGCAATGCAATCCGTATTCTTACGGATGATGAATCGCAAAAAGGCTTGCAAGAGGCGAAACTCTTCCTCTTAGTGGCAGCAAAACAAGTGCTTGCGAATGGATTATCGCTTCTTGGCTTATCTGCGCCGGTGAAGATGTAA
- a CDS encoding ProQ/FINO family protein, producing MSNEITTQTTVTPTPEEAPISAQEARQKRIVVSQELLKKLAEAYPTIFPQPKDGRPVALAIGIHKQLIPIVTEWGFSAVNLRSALAWYTKQLRYQQAVLHASHRTNLDGTEAEIIDDTHRALAQENVNKIQAYLEKKNPERAKKRAEKRKPAPKGPRKPRATKPGIPKSDTAQKRQSDMHQTSEPRSLDEKMQSLLNKFNQ from the coding sequence ATGTCAAACGAAATTACAACACAAACAACAGTAACTCCTACGCCCGAAGAGGCGCCAATCTCAGCACAAGAAGCTCGTCAGAAGCGCATAGTCGTATCCCAAGAACTCCTTAAAAAACTTGCTGAAGCTTACCCTACTATCTTTCCTCAACCGAAAGATGGTCGCCCGGTTGCGCTCGCGATTGGTATTCATAAACAACTTATTCCAATTGTTACAGAGTGGGGATTTAGTGCTGTAAACTTAAGATCAGCCCTTGCCTGGTATACTAAGCAACTTCGTTACCAACAAGCGGTGCTTCACGCGAGCCACCGTACTAATTTAGATGGTACTGAAGCTGAAATTATCGATGATACTCATCGTGCACTAGCGCAAGAGAATGTGAATAAGATCCAAGCTTATTTAGAGAAAAAGAATCCTGAAAGAGCCAAAAAACGTGCAGAAAAGCGAAAACCTGCCCCTAAAGGCCCTCGTAAACCAAGAGCCACGAAACCGGGTATACCAAAATCAGATACAGCGCAGAAGAGACAATCTGATATGCACCAAACTAGTGAGCCTCGTTCACTCGATGAAAAAATGCAATCACTACTCAATAAATTCAATCAGTAG
- a CDS encoding peptidylprolyl isomerase, producing the protein MNIRTITLLVSLLLFSPMATARIGTVDGIAFVVNNGVITLSEWERELGLAKQEMNYLPPGQRLTGDELEDYVARVMITSKFQDIFAKQSGIYVQDREVDNAIQDIAARNGTDVETLREYIIYQGMDFNQYRESIRGQMLAARLQNEIVQSLNFTENEIDLFMKTADFKKIKDQLAKANAPQNKARHILIAVNKDKSEERALQEANRLRDRILAGEISFEDVARANSQDPVSAADEGSLGWVGQGQLMPEFEKVMVALPIGEISKPVRTPYGYHLIRVDERRTGFQDNEAMRNVAKEFYFRKKAAAKYDEWLNRMLSDVYVEKRVDTKK; encoded by the coding sequence ATGAATATACGTACAATTACTCTATTAGTATCTCTGTTGTTGTTTTCTCCTATGGCAACAGCACGCATTGGCACAGTGGATGGGATTGCCTTTGTTGTAAATAATGGCGTCATCACGCTCTCTGAATGGGAGCGAGAGTTAGGTTTAGCGAAGCAAGAGATGAACTATTTGCCTCCTGGTCAAAGATTAACAGGTGATGAATTAGAAGATTATGTTGCGAGAGTGATGATTACTTCTAAATTCCAAGATATCTTTGCTAAACAGAGTGGTATTTATGTGCAAGATCGAGAGGTTGATAATGCAATTCAGGATATTGCAGCGCGTAATGGCACTGATGTAGAAACTTTACGAGAGTATATCATCTATCAAGGAATGGATTTTAATCAATATCGAGAAAGTATTCGTGGGCAGATGTTAGCTGCACGCTTACAAAATGAGATTGTGCAAAGTTTGAATTTTACTGAAAATGAGATTGATCTTTTCATGAAAACCGCGGATTTCAAAAAGATCAAAGATCAGCTTGCAAAAGCCAATGCACCACAGAATAAAGCGCGTCATATTCTGATAGCGGTGAATAAAGATAAATCAGAAGAGCGTGCGCTTCAGGAAGCGAATCGCCTACGGGATCGAATTTTAGCCGGTGAGATTAGTTTTGAAGATGTAGCACGTGCAAATTCGCAAGATCCTGTTTCTGCAGCTGATGAGGGTAGTTTAGGTTGGGTTGGGCAAGGTCAACTTATGCCAGAATTTGAGAAAGTAATGGTAGCACTGCCTATTGGTGAGATTAGTAAACCTGTGCGTACACCTTATGGTTATCATTTGATTCGAGTCGATGAACGCCGTACCGGTTTCCAAGATAATGAAGCGATGCGCAACGTTGCAAAAGAGTTCTACTTTAGAAAGAAAGCAGCAGCAAAATATGATGAATGGCTTAACCGCATGTTATCGGATGTCTATGTGGAAAAGCGTGTGGATACTAAGAAATAG
- the rsmA gene encoding 16S rRNA (adenine(1518)-N(6)/adenine(1519)-N(6))-dimethyltransferase RsmA, with protein sequence MHKSPQPHRARKRFGQNFLVDESIIFQIIQSIMPMPGDHLVEIGPGLGAMTRPLLQAAKKMTVIELDRDLIEYLRSLDGLTVINEDVLQVDLTKLAPKGEKLRVVGNLPYNISTPIIFHLLSNVALISDMHFMLQKEVIERMAAMPGDSAFSRLSIMVQRYCEVVPLLEIPPQSFDPAPKVMSQFVRLIPYEGNPYGIESDDDFFEIVKAAFSMKRKMLRNNLKGLLTEAEIEALGIAPTIRAENLAIEDFVKLSNYFSNRK encoded by the coding sequence ATGCATAAATCTCCACAACCGCATCGGGCCCGTAAACGCTTTGGGCAAAACTTCTTGGTCGATGAGAGTATTATTTTCCAAATTATTCAGAGTATTATGCCAATGCCGGGAGATCATCTTGTTGAGATTGGGCCGGGCTTAGGGGCAATGACGCGCCCGCTCTTGCAAGCAGCGAAAAAGATGACGGTGATAGAGTTAGATCGAGATCTGATTGAATATCTCCGTTCACTTGATGGTTTAACGGTGATTAATGAAGATGTACTGCAGGTCGATTTGACAAAATTAGCGCCTAAAGGTGAGAAGCTTCGAGTGGTGGGAAATCTACCTTATAACATCTCAACGCCGATTATCTTCCATCTTCTATCGAATGTTGCCTTGATTAGCGATATGCATTTTATGCTTCAAAAAGAGGTGATTGAGCGTATGGCGGCAATGCCTGGCGATAGTGCTTTTAGTCGACTTTCCATTATGGTGCAACGTTATTGTGAAGTGGTTCCTCTTCTTGAGATCCCTCCTCAATCCTTTGACCCAGCGCCAAAAGTGATGAGTCAATTTGTGCGTTTAATTCCTTATGAGGGGAATCCTTACGGAATTGAGAGTGATGATGATTTCTTTGAGATTGTGAAAGCCGCTTTTTCGATGAAACGTAAAATGCTGCGTAATAATTTAAAAGGGTTGTTAACTGAGGCAGAGATTGAAGCTTTAGGTATCGCTCCGACCATTCGAGCGGAGAATTTGGCGATTGAGGATTTTGTCAAACTCAGTAATTATTTCTCAAATCGTAAATAA
- a CDS encoding Ppx/GppA phosphatase family protein: MKDDIYAVIDLGSNSFHMAVMQEDNGRILVVDRIKEMVQLGYGLLDGGGLDPVVRERALHCLRKFRERLVTIAPSNRRAVGTLTLRKLKDPSFIREAEQALGMPIDIISGREEARLIYLGVSQYIHLEDQEQDLFVIDIGGGSTEFILGHKSAIKAAYSQDVGCVNMTRKFFAKGEFTRANYEQAFTYVESELQSLRYLIPYKNAHFVGASGTIKTLGTLVSVFGPQEEFITAASLDHLVEKFIELGKTKKIAKSFDLSEPRADVVGAGLVILQAAFKTLSIEKMAVTNVALREGILFDLLGRVHQKDRRDETIQALIARLGADEEQARRVAITSMKLVKMLKNSKGDQIELSDEAVRYLKWASYLHEIGLAISHHRQYKHSAYLVEHADLDGFSKQDQKILATMIRYQQRKIDPSAFEGMPDYLLLITCLLRISVLFNRGRYLKESPNVEISLSKDEIKLQFEKGWLKEHPLFREDLLSEQKYLKQIGTALTW; this comes from the coding sequence ATGAAAGATGATATTTATGCAGTGATTGATTTAGGATCAAATAGTTTTCACATGGCGGTAATGCAGGAAGATAATGGTCGGATTTTAGTGGTCGATCGGATTAAGGAGATGGTGCAGTTAGGTTATGGCTTACTTGATGGTGGCGGTTTAGATCCTGTTGTGCGCGAGCGGGCGCTTCATTGCCTTCGCAAATTTCGTGAGCGTTTAGTCACCATTGCACCGAGTAATCGCCGGGCAGTAGGGACCTTAACACTTCGTAAGCTGAAAGATCCTAGTTTTATCCGTGAAGCAGAGCAAGCGCTAGGGATGCCGATTGATATTATTTCAGGACGAGAAGAAGCGCGATTGATCTATTTGGGCGTTTCACAATATATTCACTTAGAGGATCAAGAGCAAGATCTCTTTGTGATCGATATTGGTGGTGGTAGTACGGAATTTATTTTAGGGCATAAGAGTGCGATCAAAGCCGCTTATAGCCAAGATGTGGGTTGTGTCAATATGACTCGGAAGTTCTTTGCAAAAGGGGAGTTTACACGAGCGAATTATGAACAAGCATTCACCTATGTTGAATCAGAATTACAATCGCTACGTTATTTGATTCCATACAAAAATGCGCATTTTGTTGGGGCATCCGGTACGATTAAAACGCTTGGCACATTAGTCTCAGTTTTTGGTCCTCAAGAAGAATTTATTACCGCGGCATCGCTTGATCATCTAGTAGAGAAGTTTATTGAGCTTGGTAAAACTAAAAAAATTGCGAAGAGTTTTGATTTAAGTGAACCACGAGCCGATGTCGTTGGGGCTGGATTGGTCATTTTACAAGCTGCTTTTAAAACACTCTCTATTGAAAAAATGGCAGTGACCAATGTGGCGCTTCGAGAAGGTATTCTGTTTGACCTTTTAGGACGCGTCCATCAAAAAGATCGCCGAGATGAGACGATTCAGGCGTTAATTGCAAGATTAGGGGCGGATGAAGAGCAGGCTCGAAGAGTGGCGATTACTAGTATGAAATTGGTAAAGATGCTGAAAAATTCAAAAGGCGATCAGATTGAATTATCCGATGAAGCAGTTCGTTATCTCAAATGGGCTTCTTATCTTCACGAAATAGGTTTAGCAATTTCCCATCACCGACAATATAAACATTCTGCCTATCTGGTTGAGCACGCAGACTTAGACGGTTTTAGTAAGCAGGATCAGAAAATTTTAGCAACGATGATTCGTTATCAACAGCGGAAAATCGATCCTTCTGCTTTTGAAGGGATGCCCGATTACTTGCTACTGATAACCTGCTTACTTCGTATCTCTGTCCTATTCAATCGAGGTCGCTATTTGAAAGAATCCCCGAATGTGGAGATCTCCCTTTCGAAAGATGAGATCAAGTTACAATTTGAAAAAGGTTGGCTTAAAGAGCATCCCCTATTTAGAGAAGATCTTTTAAGTGAGCAGAAATATTTAAAGCAGATCGGCACAGCGCTTACGTGGTAG
- a CDS encoding HAD-IIA family hydrolase, with translation MLNFAQVWSLYHEYYNPKRLFPNQAMPEKRMQKVDSLLSIQDQYDILLLDGFGVLNVGGSAIQHMPNTLKQLKAAGKELFILTNGASYPTDVRAKAYPKLGYDIPAEYIVSSRDGVERLLPTLPLTKQGGTWGVIVGEDAFIERLPAKCELLTQDNIDTVDGFIFLAAGVWNNEWQMRLTDALQKRARPIIIGNPDISAPLENSFSVEPGFYAIELLKAIPDLKIYYCGKPFTNTYDAAFERIRSVVGDFDPARVLMVGDTLHTDILGGNMAGCKTLLKADWGFLRGKDPMPFIEESGIVPDFLIQNRS, from the coding sequence ATGCTCAATTTTGCTCAAGTTTGGTCCCTCTATCACGAATATTACAACCCAAAGCGCCTCTTTCCGAATCAAGCGATGCCAGAAAAGAGAATGCAAAAGGTCGATTCTCTGCTCTCGATTCAAGATCAGTATGATATTTTACTCCTCGATGGCTTTGGCGTTCTCAATGTCGGTGGTAGCGCCATTCAACATATGCCCAATACGCTAAAGCAACTGAAAGCGGCAGGAAAAGAGCTCTTTATTCTCACTAATGGGGCTTCTTATCCAACAGATGTACGCGCGAAAGCATACCCGAAGCTTGGATATGATATTCCGGCAGAGTATATCGTTTCATCTCGAGATGGGGTTGAACGCTTGCTCCCTACCTTACCCCTTACAAAACAAGGTGGCACTTGGGGCGTGATTGTGGGCGAAGATGCGTTCATTGAACGATTACCGGCAAAATGTGAACTCTTGACGCAAGATAATATCGATACCGTTGATGGATTTATCTTCCTCGCTGCCGGCGTTTGGAATAATGAATGGCAAATGAGATTAACAGACGCTTTGCAAAAACGTGCAAGACCGATCATTATCGGTAATCCGGATATCAGCGCACCGCTTGAAAACAGCTTTTCAGTGGAACCAGGCTTCTATGCGATCGAATTATTAAAAGCAATTCCCGATCTTAAGATCTACTATTGCGGTAAACCTTTTACAAATACATACGATGCCGCTTTTGAGCGAATTCGATCTGTCGTTGGGGATTTTGATCCAGCTCGGGTACTTATGGTAGGTGATACACTGCATACCGATATTTTAGGCGGCAATATGGCAGGCTGTAAGACGCTTCTAAAAGCCGATTGGGGTTTCTTACGCGGGAAAGATCCCATGCCTTTTATTGAAGAATCGGGTATTGTGCCAGATTTTCTGATTCAGAATCGATCATAA
- a CDS encoding MATE family efflux transporter: protein MEIISHFGVFVRRYNVVVIKLFASYVIPTVLAMFISGTYQIVDGFFVGHFIGVSGLAAINIGWSYITLLLGFGFLVGVGIGSLYSIAKGEEDDEKARKILGQALFLQFIPGILIGTALYFLAPWLVTILGVEGTAADMAEIFIRAFSFAAPFVIGSLAMPFIVRNVGTPLRSTCYIAAGVTVNILLSFLLISYFKIGILGAALASIGGEMVAMVLGGYYVLKQSEEKFSWHHFKPDFKLLGSILLTGSSAFFTFIYIGFIMTLHHKFLMEYGGTVAVSAYTIAGYLLTIYYFAVEGVANGSQPLISRFYGEERVRSARFVTRLMIYVGLGLGIIITALLLIFPRFFTSWFTDDPELVAVTVYALRLHLAVLFLDGLFVTATMFFQAIGEGQKALFISLGNLLLQVPFLFILPKFWGLDGVWLTMPIATVILAIPVAYIFYHRYQRINDDEFVVELGG, encoded by the coding sequence ATGGAGATTATTAGCCACTTTGGGGTTTTTGTGCGTCGTTACAATGTTGTTGTAATTAAATTGTTTGCAAGTTATGTGATTCCTACTGTTCTTGCGATGTTTATTAGCGGGACTTATCAGATTGTTGATGGTTTCTTTGTGGGTCACTTTATTGGAGTTTCAGGATTAGCGGCAATTAATATCGGCTGGTCCTATATTACCCTTCTATTAGGCTTTGGTTTCTTGGTGGGCGTGGGGATTGGTAGCCTTTACTCTATTGCCAAAGGCGAAGAGGACGATGAGAAAGCACGAAAAATCCTTGGGCAAGCCCTATTTTTACAGTTTATCCCCGGTATTTTAATCGGAACCGCACTCTACTTTTTAGCCCCTTGGTTGGTTACTATTTTGGGTGTTGAAGGTACCGCAGCGGATATGGCGGAAATCTTTATCCGTGCATTCTCGTTTGCTGCCCCTTTTGTAATTGGAAGCCTTGCAATGCCTTTTATTGTGCGTAATGTGGGAACACCACTGCGCTCAACTTGTTACATTGCTGCCGGCGTAACGGTGAATATCCTACTCTCATTTTTGCTTATTTCTTACTTTAAGATCGGAATCTTAGGGGCCGCGCTTGCCAGTATCGGTGGTGAGATGGTGGCAATGGTGTTAGGAGGCTATTATGTGCTCAAGCAGAGTGAAGAGAAGTTCTCTTGGCATCACTTTAAGCCCGATTTTAAATTATTAGGTTCGATTTTGTTAACGGGTAGCTCGGCCTTTTTCACCTTTATCTATATCGGTTTTATTATGACGCTGCACCATAAATTCCTAATGGAATATGGGGGCACAGTTGCTGTGTCTGCGTATACGATCGCCGGATACCTATTAACGATCTACTACTTTGCAGTGGAAGGCGTTGCCAATGGCTCACAGCCGTTGATTAGCCGGTTTTATGGGGAGGAGCGGGTGCGCTCGGCGCGTTTTGTGACGCGATTGATGATCTATGTAGGATTAGGTTTAGGGATTATTATTACCGCATTATTGCTCATTTTCCCACGCTTCTTTACAAGCTGGTTCACGGATGATCCTGAGCTTGTTGCGGTTACGGTCTATGCGCTTCGTTTACATTTAGCAGTACTCTTTTTAGATGGGCTATTTGTGACCGCAACAATGTTCTTCCAAGCCATTGGAGAAGGGCAGAAAGCGCTCTTTATTTCGCTTGGAAATCTGCTGCTGCAAGTGCCTTTCCTCTTTATTCTGCCGAAATTCTGGGGGCTCGATGGTGTTTGGCTCACAATGCCGATCGCCACTGTGATCCTCGCGATTCCGGTAGCCTATATCTTCTATCACCGTTATCAACGGATCAATGATGATGAATTTGTTGTGGAATTAGGGGGATAG